From the Kitasatospora atroaurantiaca genome, the window TCGTAGCGGGCGGCGCCGTCGCCGGGGGGATGCCGGTGGTGGCGAGCGCATTCTTCACGCCCTAGGAGCGTGGGTCAGTAAATGTGTTGACGGGGACGGGCGGCTACCAGCCAAGATCGTTTTCATGCATCCCGAGATTTCCTTCGTTGAGAAGCCGACACTCACCGGCGAGCGCGTGGTTCTGCGTCCGGTCTGCATGGCCGACGCGCTGGCCGCAGTGGCGGCCGATCCTGAAGCGGATCGGCTGACCGGTACCCACGAAACGTTCAGCCTCGAAACGCTGGAACGCTGGTACGGCTCCCGCGCCGAGCATCCCGATCGGCTGGACCTGGCGATGGTTGAGCGAACCACTGGCGTGTGCGTCGGTGAGGTCGTCCTGTCGGACCTTGATGTCCACAACCGTTCCTGTTCATTCCGCATCAGCCTGTTCGACCGCCGGTCCTTCGGCCAGGGACTGGGTACCGAGGCGAGCCGGCTGATCCTCGGCCACGCCTTCGAAAGCGTTGGCCTGCACCGGATCGAGTTGCTGGTCTTCGCCTTCAACCCGCGCGCCCGCCACGTCTACGAGAAGATCGGGTTCATCCACGAGGGAACCCGACGTGACGCACTGTGCTGGAACGGCGAATGGATCGACGGGCATACGATGGCCATCCTCGCCGATGAATGGGTCGCGCATCGCGGCCACCCGCACCCGGCGCGGTGACTCCCAGGCACGCGAAGATGAGCTGTGTCTGTTGGTGAAGATGGTCTGTTCAAGCTGACTCCGGTAGCGCCTCGGCCGAAGCCCCGTCCGGCGGCGGTGGACAAGCGGTTTCGGACGTTCGACCCGCACCAGGTGTTGCTGCTGCCGCCGTCGCTGGACGACTGGCTGCCCGAGGACCACCTGGCCCGGTTCGTCGCCGACCTGGTCGACCAGGCGCTCGACCTCTCGCCGATCCTGGCCGACTACACCGAAAAGCGCGGCTACCCGCCCTACGACCCGCGCCTGATGGTGCGCCTGCTGATCTACGGCTACACCACCGGCGTCCGCTCCTCCCGGGCGATCGAGCGCCGTTGCGTGGACGACGTTGCGTTTCGGTTCCTGGCCGCCGACCAGGCCCCCGACTTCCGCTCGATCGCCCGGTTCCGCCGCCGCCACCTCGATGCGCTCGCCGACCTGTTCCTCCAGTCTCTGCATCTGGCGCAGAGGCCCGGCATGGTCAAGATGGGCCGCGTCGCCCTGGACGGCACGAAACTGGAGGCCAACGCCTCCAAGCACAAGGCCATGAGCTACGGGCGCCTCGTCGACAAAGAGGAGCGTATCGAGGCCGAGATCGCCCACCTGGAGGCCAAGGCCGCCGCGCTGCTGGCCGACGCCGAGGCCACCGACACCGCGGAGGACGAGCGGTTCGGCCCCGACGGCAAGGAGGTCGACCTGCCCGCCGAGCTGGACCGGCGCGAGAAGCGCCTCGCACGGCTGCAGGCCGCCCGCGCGCAGATCGAGGCCGAGGCCGCCGACAAGGCTCGCAAGCACGCCGAGGCCAAGGAACGCCGCCGCCAGGCACGTGCCGGCACCAGCGACGAGCAGGCCGCCGCCGACGCCGGCGAGAAGGCCGCCAAGGCGGCCCGCCCGAAGCCGAAGGCCCAGGCCAACTTCACCGACCCCGACTCGCGGATCATGAAGAACAGCGACGGTGCCTACATCCAGGCCTACAACGCCCAGGCCGTCGTGGACGAGGCGCATCAGGTGGTCACCGCCGCCGACGTGACGACCAACGCCTCGGACGCGCTGAACTACACTGCCATGCTCGACCAGTCCGCCACCAACACCGGCCTCCACCCCAAAGCAGGCCCTCGTCGACGCCGGATACTGCTCCGAGACCAACCTCGAAGCCGCGAAAGACCGCCAACTTGCCTGCGGCACCGAAACGTTCATGGCCACCGGCCGGCTCGGCCGCGACGAGCAGGTCCCACCCGCGCCCCGCGGACGCATCCCCAAGAACGCCACGCCCGAGGAGCGCATGGCCCGCAAGCTGCGGACCAAGCCCGGACGGAAGGCCTACAGCCGCCGCAAGGCCATCGTCGAACCCGTCTTCGGGCAGATCATGACCTGCCAGAACGGCCGCCAGCTCCTCCTACGCGGCGAGGACGGCGCCCGAGGAGAGTGGCGTTTGCTCGCCGCCTGCCACAACTTCCGCAAGGCCTTCCGACACGTCGGCACCGCCGGACTCGCCGCGGCGACCGCCTGACCGGCCCGGGCCACCGACCCCCTCGGGCCACTTCCCCGGCAGACAGGACCGGCCACCCGCGCGGCAGGCACAGGCCGGGCGACCACAACCGACCTCGGCGACCACGATCACCCGGTCAGTTTCCGGTTACTGGGACACGCTCCTAGGCGAGCGTGGCCGGTGGATGTGTGTGGGTCCACCAGATCGCCAGGCTCTGCTGGAGCAGGTGCTTGTGGATCGCGCTCTGCTCCAGGCCGGCAGCCTGCAGCGCGTTTGTGACCTCGGGCAGCTCGTCCTCGGTCACCACGAGGTCACCCATGACAGGCCGATGGGCAGCATGTAGATCGGGCGGGGCAGGATGGTGTGGTCGCTGTGGGTGATCAGCTCCTTCATCTGCGGTCCCACCCGGCGAGCTGGCCCGGGTCTCCGTGTTCGCGCGGGTGCGCATCAGGGGCCGAGTGATGTTGGCGAGGCGCGCGAGTGGAGAGGCTGTAACTGCCCCAAGAAGGAGCGGGAGCTAAGGTTGGCGCGTGAATGCATACGTACCGTTGATGCAGACTCTCGCGTGGGTGCTGCTCATCGTCGGTGTCATGGTCGCGTTCCGTAAGCAGCTCACGGTCGTCGCTCACGAGATTGCGCGGCGTCTGCAAAAGGGCGGCGGCTTCGAGTTCGGAGTCGGTGTGTTGTCGGTCAAGCTGGCCGAGCTGCGCGATGAACTTCCTCACTACCAGTCAGAAATGGCCCGTGAGGCGGCACCCGTTCCTGTACCCGAGGTCAACCATAATATCGAGGGCCTTCCTGATCCCGAATCCCCTGGGGCTTCGGCTGTGTGGGAGCAGTACCGCCTCCAGTTGAATGAGAAATCGCGCGGGATCCAGCTCGCTCACGTCATCAGTCCGTCAAAGGTGCCGAGGCAGCGCTTCGACGTGTTCGTCTATCTCGTTACATCCCGGACTGGCAGCCTTGACGAGGTGGAACGAGCGCAGTTCTTCCTTGGGAGGCGCTGGGGGAACCGTGTCTTCGATGTGCTGAACGAGGGCGGGCGGATCGGCTTCTCCACAGCCGCGTACGGATCCCCGCTGTGCGCCTGCCGGGTCGTGTTCAAAGACGGGAGCGACGTGGTCCTGAGCAGATTCCTCGACTTCGAGATGGCGTCCGTGTTTGAGACGAACGATCAGATCGCACCTGGAGAACGTCCTCGATCGTGATGAGTCGGGCATTAGCGTCTGCTCTCTCACAGCCAGAGGCCGAGATCTGGGCGAACGGGAGAGCTGATCGCGTGGCTGAGTTCTGGGTTGGGGAGCGCCGGTACCCGTCGCATGACGACATACCGCAACACGGAGGCGTAGCCGGTAGTCGCAGGAGATTTCGCGGGCCGGCGGGGACTTCTGGACCCGCAGGTCCTCCAGCACCATCCCGCCTCCCGCAAACCATCCAACGTACTTGCCAGATGATCCCGGGCAGTCGGCCAAAGCTGCCGGGAGGAGCCTTACATTCGCCCTGATGAACCATCAGGTTGCGTCATTGGTGGTCAGTAAACTGAAGCTTCAACAGGTGGTGCTCCATGCTCTCCGCGGGCGCGCACGGTGAACCGCCGACCAGGCCCAGCCGCACCCGAGGTCGTCCAGCCGTCCACGTCCGGCGTACAACGCGGTGAACGCCCACCCTCCCCCTCTCCCCGGACCGGCCCAGCAGGGTCGGTCAGCTGCCGCCGATGCCGTCCAGCCGCCCCGTGTACGCCACCGCCGCGGGCTTCTTCGCCCCGGCCACCGGGCCCGCCGCCTTGGCCGGGCGGCCCAGGGCGAAAGCGGCGTACCCGCCCACGGACAGGCCGGGCTTGATCGTGACGCCCTGCGATACGACGGTCAGGTCCTTTCTGGGTAGCGGTACCCGGGAGATGACACCACCCTGAAGGACGTCGGTAAGCGAGACCTGAACGTGCCTCATGTGACAGAACGTCTGATTCTGCGCTGACCTGCGAGATCAGGTTGACAACCCCAGATAACAGTGGAGGCCAAGGCCGTCGTCAAACGCGCCCGCGCGGCCCTCGAGACGGCCGAAGCCGACTTCGAAGCCGCTGCGGCCACCGCCCGGACGGCACGCGAGCAGGCGAAAGCCGCAGCGCGGTAAGGCCCAGCCCGGCGCAAGCTGGCACAGTTGGACGCCCGGGCCGCGAAGAGTCTCGAGTAGCAGCGTTCGCGCACCCTCAAGGCCAGGCCGGC encodes:
- a CDS encoding GNAT family N-acetyltransferase; this translates as MHPEISFVEKPTLTGERVVLRPVCMADALAAVAADPEADRLTGTHETFSLETLERWYGSRAEHPDRLDLAMVERTTGVCVGEVVLSDLDVHNRSCSFRISLFDRRSFGQGLGTEASRLILGHAFESVGLHRIELLVFAFNPRARHVYEKIGFIHEGTRRDALCWNGEWIDGHTMAILADEWVAHRGHPHPAR
- a CDS encoding DUF1259 domain-containing protein; amino-acid sequence: MGDLVVTEDELPEVTNALQAAGLEQSAIHKHLLQQSLAIWWTHTHPPATLA
- a CDS encoding pYEATS domain-containing protein encodes the protein MLLIVGVMVAFRKQLTVVAHEIARRLQKGGGFEFGVGVLSVKLAELRDELPHYQSEMAREAAPVPVPEVNHNIEGLPDPESPGASAVWEQYRLQLNEKSRGIQLAHVISPSKVPRQRFDVFVYLVTSRTGSLDEVERAQFFLGRRWGNRVFDVLNEGGRIGFSTAAYGSPLCACRVVFKDGSDVVLSRFLDFEMASVFETNDQIAPGERPRS